From a region of the Lactuca sativa cultivar Salinas chromosome 4, Lsat_Salinas_v11, whole genome shotgun sequence genome:
- the LOC111907715 gene encoding uncharacterized protein LOC111907715: protein MEAIMDAQGVWESIEPTVGVTVDEKKNKMARAYIFQAIPEDILMQVAKKKTAKEMWESLKIRYLGADRVQKARLHSLKSEFDALRMKEGETIDEFAGKLSGINSKYISLGATMEDSTLVRKLLDSVPEKFLQLVASIEQYSDLDTMPFEEAIGRLKAYEDRLRVRGENSNAEVGLLLTRSEGQMGQKSQKGSLSAAGRGRGSSNERGGRGDTDEWVLLNEDKVFPATKGNEKDTWYLDNGASNHMTGVREYFAELDERITGQVRFGD from the exons ATGGAGGCTATCATGGATGCTCAAGGTGTTTGGGAATCCATAGAACCAACAGTCGGGGTAACTGTTGacgagaagaagaataagatggCACGAGCCTACATCTTCCAAGCAATACCGGAGGACATTCTCATGCAGGTAGCAAAGAAGAAAACCGCAAAAGAGATGTGGGAATCATTAAAAATCCGTTACCTGGGGGCAGATAGAGTGCAAAAGGCGAGGTTACACTCACTCAAGAGTGAGTTTGATGCACTGAGGATGAAAGAAGGAGAGACCATAGATGAGTTCGCAGGAAAGTTGAGTGGTATTAACTCAAAATACATCAGTCTTGGTGCAACAATGGAAGACAGCACTTTGGTGAGAAAGTTGCTTGATTCTGTCCCAGAAAAATTTCTACAGCTTGTGGCCTCGATAGAACAGTATTCAGACTTAGATACAATGCCATTTGAAGAAGCTATTGGCAGACTCAAGGCCTATGAAGATCGACTACGAGTTCGGGGTGAAAACTCGAATGCTGAAGTGGGTTTGTTGCTGACTCGATCTGAAGGGCAAATGGGTCAAAAATCTCAAAAGGGCTCTCTTAGTGCAGCAGGAAGAGGTCGTGGATCTTCTAATGAAAGGGGAGGTCGAGGAG ATACAGATGAATGGGTGTTGCTCAATGAAGACAAAGTATTCCCAGCAACAAAAGGGAATGAGAAGGACACATGGTACTTAGACAATGGGGCCAGTAACCACATGACAGGGGTGCGAGAATACTTTGCAGAACTTGATGAAAGAATAACAGGGCAAGTAAGATTTGGAGACTGA